From Amycolatopsis sp. YIM 10, the proteins below share one genomic window:
- a CDS encoding VOC family protein, with protein MTDPFDSLRYLGEPVDPDPRFAEELRDQLRRAVLNGGEMTTTETTTEAKVRSLTPYLVVTDARRALDFYVEVFGATRRADPIVMEDGRVGHAELAIGDTVLMLAEEFPELGNVVAPEGGPLIRIEVPDVRASVARAVELGAEAQGEVEDRGHGLTGRIKDPYGQRWLINPAPARPFENGPEIRHGHALYFTFQVPDDAAAKAFYGSVLGWQFSPGSVPDAWGIEGHGLQGGLWGGDRQAGWKLMYAVDDLAAAVDRVRAAGGRIVEGPKREPYGLTADCVDNQGIEFWLWEA; from the coding sequence GTGACCGATCCGTTCGACTCCCTCCGGTACCTCGGCGAGCCGGTCGACCCGGATCCGCGGTTCGCCGAAGAACTGCGCGACCAGCTGCGCCGCGCGGTGCTGAACGGAGGAGAGATGACCACCACCGAAACCACCACCGAGGCCAAGGTCCGCTCGCTGACCCCGTACTTGGTGGTGACCGACGCCCGCCGGGCGCTGGACTTCTACGTCGAGGTGTTCGGCGCGACCCGGCGGGCCGACCCGATCGTGATGGAGGACGGCCGGGTCGGGCACGCGGAACTGGCCATCGGCGACACCGTGCTGATGCTCGCCGAGGAGTTCCCCGAACTGGGCAACGTGGTCGCGCCCGAGGGCGGGCCGCTGATCCGGATCGAGGTGCCGGACGTGCGTGCCTCGGTGGCCCGCGCGGTCGAGCTGGGCGCCGAGGCGCAGGGCGAGGTCGAGGACCGCGGGCACGGGCTCACCGGGCGCATCAAGGACCCGTACGGCCAGCGCTGGCTGATCAACCCGGCACCGGCGCGCCCGTTCGAGAACGGGCCGGAGATCCGGCACGGCCACGCCCTGTACTTCACCTTCCAGGTGCCCGACGACGCCGCCGCCAAGGCCTTCTACGGCTCGGTGCTCGGCTGGCAGTTCAGCCCGGGCTCGGTCCCGGACGCCTGGGGCATCGAGGGTCACGGCCTGCAGGGCGGGCTGTGGGGCGGTGACCGCCAGGCCGGCTGGAAGCTGATGTACGCGGTGGACGACCTGGCGGCCGCGGTCGACCGGGTCCGCGCGGCGGGCGGCCGGATCGTCGAGGGCCCGAAGCGGGAGCCGTACGGCCTGACCGCCGACTGCGTCGACAACCAGGGCATCGAGTTCTGGCTCTGGGAGGCTTAG